Proteins from a genomic interval of Diaphorobacter sp. HDW4A:
- a CDS encoding L-threonylcarbamoyladenylate synthase, with protein MILDGSQPGSVQTAAEALARGELLGMPTETVYGLAADADDDAAVAQIFAAKGRPTNHPLIVHVADADTVRRYAKEVPLFAQQLIDAFWPGPLTVILPRLPEAAKASTGGQDSVGLRCPSHAVAHALLLACQQLDPPVWGVAAPSANKFGRVSPTTAQHVASEFGDELLVLDGGACEVGIESTIVDCTRGVPVLLRPGAITRDDIERACGIRPLSKEEMPEHTPRASGTLLAHYAPSATVRLMNAKQIQTALEIMGKDAANIAIYSRARMLTPAKGVVLRRMPDDAYEASKELFAALRDFDTAKVKLIWVELPPESEDWEGVRDRLQRAAAA; from the coding sequence ATGATTCTGGACGGAAGCCAGCCCGGCTCAGTGCAAACGGCGGCCGAGGCGCTCGCGCGCGGTGAACTGCTCGGCATGCCCACGGAGACGGTCTACGGCCTCGCAGCCGATGCCGACGACGACGCGGCCGTGGCGCAGATCTTTGCCGCCAAGGGCCGTCCGACCAACCATCCGCTGATCGTGCACGTGGCCGACGCGGACACTGTCCGACGCTACGCCAAGGAAGTGCCGCTGTTCGCGCAGCAGCTGATCGACGCGTTCTGGCCCGGCCCGCTCACCGTGATTCTGCCGCGCCTGCCAGAGGCTGCGAAAGCCTCGACCGGTGGACAGGACAGCGTAGGCCTGCGTTGCCCCTCACACGCTGTGGCGCATGCGCTGCTGCTGGCCTGCCAGCAGCTCGACCCGCCCGTCTGGGGCGTGGCGGCGCCGAGCGCCAACAAGTTCGGCCGCGTGAGCCCGACGACGGCGCAGCATGTAGCTTCGGAATTCGGAGATGAGTTGCTGGTGCTCGACGGCGGTGCGTGCGAAGTCGGCATCGAATCGACCATCGTCGACTGCACGCGCGGCGTGCCCGTGCTGCTGCGTCCCGGCGCAATCACGCGCGACGACATCGAACGCGCCTGCGGCATCCGCCCGCTGTCCAAGGAAGAGATGCCGGAGCACACGCCGCGCGCCTCGGGCACGCTGCTCGCGCACTACGCGCCCAGCGCCACCGTGCGTCTGATGAACGCCAAACAGATTCAGACCGCGCTCGAGATCATGGGCAAGGATGCCGCCAACATTGCGATCTACTCGCGCGCCCGCATGCTCACGCCCGCCAAAGGCGTAGTCCTTCGGCGCATGCCTGATGATGCATATGAGGCAAGCAAGGAGCTGTTTGCCGCGCTGCGTGACTTCGATACCGCCAAGGTCAAACTCATCTGGGTGGAGTTGCCACCAGAATCCGAAGATTGGGAAGGTGTTCGTGATCGGTTGCAGCGCGCTGCTGCGGCCTGA
- a CDS encoding 5-(carboxyamino)imidazole ribonucleotide synthase, protein MSAHNDFAVILPGATLGVLGGGQLGRMFAQTAQAMGYFTAVLDKDETSPAGLVSHHHIRTGYEDPQGLAELARLCAAVTTEFENVPAGSLNKLAESLPVSPSGSAVAIAQDRAAEKAHFVKCGVPCAPYAVIETPEQLAAVNDALLPGILKTARMGYDGKGQVRVKTREELNTAWERLGRVACVLEKMLPLAHECSVIVARGRDGSLVNLPVQRNLHRDGILAVTEVYEGNLPATTIEKAIAAAKSVAIGLDYVGVLCVEFFVLTDGMLVVNEIAPRPHNSGHYSQNACDVSQFELQVRCMTHLPLTQPRQHSPSIMLNLLGDLWFKDSNVAKTPAWDQVLALPGTALHLYGKHDAKPARKMGHLNVTGSTSEAVRATALKAADILGIAPF, encoded by the coding sequence ATGAGCGCGCACAACGATTTCGCTGTCATCCTGCCGGGAGCGACGCTGGGCGTGCTCGGTGGCGGCCAGCTCGGTCGCATGTTTGCGCAGACCGCACAGGCGATGGGTTACTTCACCGCTGTGCTCGACAAGGACGAGACCAGCCCTGCCGGTCTGGTCAGCCACCACCACATCCGCACCGGCTACGAAGACCCACAGGGGCTGGCCGAGCTGGCGAGGCTGTGCGCGGCGGTGACCACCGAATTCGAAAACGTGCCCGCCGGTTCGCTGAACAAGCTGGCCGAGTCGCTGCCGGTGTCGCCCTCCGGATCGGCCGTCGCGATTGCCCAGGACCGCGCTGCGGAAAAGGCCCATTTCGTGAAGTGCGGAGTGCCCTGCGCACCCTACGCCGTGATCGAGACGCCCGAGCAACTGGCCGCCGTGAATGATGCGCTGCTGCCGGGCATTCTGAAGACCGCCCGCATGGGCTACGACGGCAAGGGCCAGGTCCGCGTGAAGACGCGCGAAGAACTCAACACCGCCTGGGAGCGGCTCGGCCGCGTGGCCTGCGTGCTGGAAAAGATGTTGCCGCTGGCGCACGAATGCTCGGTGATCGTCGCCCGTGGCCGCGATGGCAGCCTCGTGAACCTGCCAGTGCAGCGCAATCTGCACCGCGACGGCATTCTGGCCGTGACCGAGGTCTACGAAGGCAATCTGCCGGCCACCACCATCGAGAAGGCCATCGCCGCCGCCAAGTCGGTCGCCATCGGCCTCGACTATGTCGGCGTGCTCTGCGTGGAGTTCTTCGTGCTGACCGACGGCATGCTGGTGGTCAACGAGATCGCCCCGCGCCCGCACAACAGTGGCCACTACAGCCAGAACGCCTGCGACGTGTCGCAGTTCGAGCTGCAGGTGCGCTGCATGACCCATCTACCGCTCACGCAGCCGCGTCAGCATAGCCCATCGATCATGCTGAACCTGCTGGGCGACCTGTGGTTCAAGGATTCGAATGTGGCGAAGACGCCCGCATGGGACCAGGTGCTGGCATTGCCCGGCACGGCGTTGCACCTCTATGGCAAGCATGACGCCAAGCCTGCTCGCAAGATGGGGCACCTGAACGTCACGGGCAGCACGTCGGAAGCCGTGCGCGCCACCGCGCTCAAGGCCGCCGACATCCTCGGCATCGCGCCGTTCTGA
- the purE gene encoding 5-(carboxyamino)imidazole ribonucleotide mutase gives MNSIQIGVVMGSSSDWETMQHAVAILEQFGIAHEAQVVSAHRMPDDMFRYAEAAADRGLKAIIAGAGGAAHLPGMIAAKTTVPVLGVPVASRHLQGVDSLHSIVQMPKGVPVATFAIGTAGAANAALFAVALLANADPALRQKLEAFRVEQTNAARAMTLPPVSA, from the coding sequence ATGAACTCCATCCAAATCGGCGTGGTGATGGGCTCCAGCAGCGACTGGGAGACCATGCAGCACGCAGTAGCCATCCTCGAACAATTCGGCATCGCCCATGAAGCACAAGTGGTTTCGGCCCACCGCATGCCTGACGACATGTTCCGCTATGCGGAAGCCGCCGCCGACAGAGGCCTCAAGGCCATCATCGCGGGCGCGGGCGGCGCCGCCCATTTGCCCGGCATGATCGCCGCCAAGACCACCGTGCCGGTGCTCGGCGTGCCGGTCGCCAGCCGCCACCTGCAGGGCGTGGATTCGCTGCACTCCATCGTGCAGATGCCCAAGGGCGTGCCCGTGGCCACCTTTGCCATCGGTACCGCTGGTGCGGCCAACGCGGCGCTGTTCGCGGTCGCCCTGCTGGCCAATGCAGACCCGGCCCTGCGCCAGAAGCTCGAAGCCTTCCGCGTGGAGCAGACCAACGCGGCGCGCGCCATGACCCTGCCGCCGGTGTCCGCATGA
- the trxA gene encoding thioredoxin, with the protein MIDVTVENFESEVIATSMHTPVLVDFWAPWCGPCKTLGPILEKVETEYAGRFKLVKIDSDQQQELAGAFGIRSIPTCILMKNGQPVDGFMGAQSEGQVKEFLDKHVPAADEVAPEDDPAEAQDALVEEDAESLLERYQHAVATDPANDDARYDYVKLLLQLGREDDAKVAFAPVIAKAATSRKLSALKAWMDALDFSVQNGPIADFDAKIVANKRDFDARFGRARKLVAEQKWTDAMDELLDILMRDKTWSEDAARKLYIAILELIEPPKVKVADGQIPPEDPTVATYRRRLSSVVLS; encoded by the coding sequence ATGATTGATGTCACCGTAGAGAATTTTGAGTCCGAAGTCATCGCCACGTCGATGCACACGCCCGTGCTGGTGGATTTTTGGGCCCCTTGGTGCGGCCCGTGCAAGACCTTGGGCCCGATTCTGGAGAAGGTCGAGACCGAATACGCAGGCCGATTCAAGCTCGTGAAAATCGACTCCGACCAGCAGCAGGAACTGGCGGGCGCCTTCGGTATCCGCAGCATTCCCACCTGCATTCTGATGAAGAACGGCCAGCCGGTGGACGGCTTCATGGGCGCGCAAAGCGAAGGCCAGGTCAAGGAATTCCTCGACAAGCACGTGCCCGCTGCCGACGAAGTCGCGCCCGAGGACGATCCGGCCGAGGCGCAGGATGCCCTTGTCGAGGAAGACGCCGAATCTCTGCTCGAGCGCTATCAGCACGCTGTGGCGACCGATCCGGCCAACGATGATGCGCGCTATGACTACGTCAAGCTGCTGCTGCAACTGGGCCGCGAAGACGACGCCAAAGTGGCCTTCGCACCGGTGATCGCCAAGGCGGCGACTTCGCGCAAGCTCAGCGCGCTCAAGGCGTGGATGGATGCTCTGGACTTTTCTGTGCAGAACGGCCCGATTGCTGACTTCGACGCGAAGATCGTCGCCAACAAACGTGATTTCGACGCCCGTTTCGGCCGCGCGCGCAAGCTGGTCGCGGAGCAAAAGTGGACCGACGCGATGGACGAGTTGCTCGACATCCTCATGCGCGACAAGACCTGGAGCGAAGATGCTGCGCGCAAGCTCTACATCGCCATCCTCGAACTGATTGAGCCGCCCAAGGTCAAGGTCGCCGACGGCCAGATTCCTCCCGAAGACCCGACCGTGGCGACCTATCGCCGTCGCCTCTCGAGCGTCGTGCTGAGCTGA
- a CDS encoding YbaY family lipoprotein → MGIARRDILCGALALLGGCASVPRPDAHITGRAFSRTRIYIPPEAVFEAALMDVTNENQPPVALARQRIEPAGPAPFDLNIPFETRQLQRNGKYVVQAQVSLYNQLLYYTPGSHPVLPDPAFHRTDVILEPYPQTYATARAGIAFTQTHWRLVSVGEEPTATMSAPEKGAAPAFVLFHPSRGDLPEGGAQGEFSGSGGCNRFLGSYELQGARLRLRLNTTSIRLCLEGGKDEPAFLGALLQASGFMQRGRELVLRDQEGKPFLRFRADEDGEAAFEPYEPENSLQ, encoded by the coding sequence TTGGGCATCGCGCGTCGCGACATTCTTTGTGGTGCGCTGGCCTTGCTGGGTGGGTGCGCGAGCGTGCCTCGGCCTGATGCGCACATCACCGGACGGGCATTTTCCAGAACACGCATCTACATTCCGCCCGAGGCCGTCTTCGAGGCGGCGCTGATGGATGTGACCAACGAGAACCAGCCGCCCGTGGCGCTGGCTCGCCAACGCATCGAGCCCGCAGGGCCGGCTCCGTTCGATCTGAATATCCCGTTCGAGACCCGGCAGCTCCAGCGCAACGGCAAATACGTCGTGCAGGCGCAGGTCTCGCTTTACAACCAGCTGCTTTACTACACCCCGGGCTCGCATCCTGTATTGCCGGACCCTGCCTTTCACCGCACGGACGTCATCCTTGAGCCCTATCCGCAGACCTACGCCACGGCACGCGCTGGAATCGCATTCACCCAAACGCATTGGCGGCTGGTGAGTGTGGGTGAGGAACCGACGGCCACCATGTCGGCCCCTGAGAAGGGCGCTGCGCCAGCGTTCGTCCTGTTCCATCCGTCACGTGGCGACTTGCCTGAGGGGGGCGCGCAGGGTGAGTTTTCCGGCTCGGGCGGCTGCAATCGTTTTCTTGGCAGCTACGAGCTGCAGGGCGCGAGGCTGCGGCTGAGACTGAACACCACGTCGATCCGCCTGTGCCTTGAAGGCGGTAAGGACGAGCCTGCATTCCTGGGTGCGCTTTTGCAGGCCAGCGGTTTCATGCAAAGGGGGCGGGAGTTGGTGCTGCGCGATCAGGAGGGCAAGCCCTTCCTGCGTTTTCGAGCTGATGAGGACGGCGAGGCGGCGTTCGAGCCGTATGAGCCCGAGAACTCACTGCAGTGA